GCCCTTACTTGCCGGGCGAGTGCGAGATAACCTCGAACCGAGTAACACACTCGCCGAGGCACATCGATGTCCACCGTTCTCGACCGCCTTGACCGCGACCTCGCGGATGTTCGCCACACCGCCGAGAGAGACTACCGCGCACTCGTCCAGTCGGTCGCCAACGAAAGCGACGTCGAGACCCGCGCCATCGTGACCGTGGTGGAAGCGTCCGGCCGGACGCTCGCTGATCTCCGGACCGACGTGGGATTGATCCAGGCTCGTCGCGCGGCCGCCCGGGCGATCGCCGCTCAACCGGCCGCCGAGAAGGCCTTGGCGACCGCAAGCGCCAAGCTGGAGGATCTGCAGGCCACTTACGAGGCTCGGCTTCTGGCGGAGAAGGCGAAGCACGAGAGCACGATCGCGAAACTGAACACCGCGCACGCGGCCGCAGTTGAGCCCGTTCAGGCCGCGAAGGATGCGGCGTGGGCCGAGATCTTCGCCGCCCGTGACGCCGTGGATACCCTTCGCGCTACGGCCCCTGGCGAGATCCGCCAGCGGCTCGCGGACCTGCAGGCCCGGCACTCGTCGGTTGCGACGACGGCCGAGCGGCATCGGACCGAGTTGGCACGGCTGACGGTGTTCATCGAGCGCCCGCTCCCCACGGCCCCGTCCGATCCGCGCGTGCGGTCGTTCGAGGACGACACCCGAGCCCGGGCGTCCGCACTGGGGGTCCGTGAACGGGCGGAGAGTGACGCGGTCTTCGCCCGCGTCCAGCTGGCCGACGCGGAGCAGGCCCTTCACGCCCTGGCGAGTCAGATCGCGCGCACCGAAGCGGAAATGCTCGTCGTCGGTTGATCCCGTTCCACACCCGAGACGGGGTCCGCTATGAATGATTGGCTCGTTCTGCCGCACGGTTGGTCCGCCGCCCCTCTCGGGGCCGCGCCGGTGGCTCGCGCGCCGCTCATCGCCGGCCGGCTACCGATCGGCGATCTGTCCCGGTTACCGGGGTCGAACCTGGACGGGCAACCGGGGTACCGCACGGTGTACCTACCCGGCGCGTTCGATGACACGGTCGCTCAGGCCCTCCGGGGCGAAGGCCCCGGAATCAAGCTGCGGGTCAACCACGATCCCGCTCGCGACCTGGCCAGCACCGCGGACGGCACCTTACAGCTCTGGCTCAGCGAGGACGGGTTGACGTGGCAGGCGCGAGTCCACTCGCCGATCCCGGTCGCGTGGTGCTCGATGACGGCCGGCCCCACGGAGTTCCGCCACCAAACGCTCTCCACCGGTGAGACGGTCAAGGTCGTCACCCGGGCGCTTCTGACCGAGATCAGTTTAGTCGAGCGGCCCGCGTTCCACGCGCCCGCCTGGGTTGTGCCCGAGGAGCCCTTCCGATGACCGCGACCAAGACCCCGCGCGCATTCGTCCCCGATCCCGCGCACCGTGCTCTCGAAGCCGAGCTCCTCGCCCGTCTCGGCACCTTCGCCGCCCCGGTCACGCTCGCCGAAGTGTTCGACGGCCTGGTCCCGGCGTGGGCCGAGCCCGCTCTCGATCGGCTCCTCGTGGCGGGGCATGCGCGCGAATTGGCCGACGGGCGGGTCAAAGCCGTCGGCACGTAACAGGACGGCTCAGCACCGCGACGAGTGACCTACCCCGGACCCGACCAGCACTAACGCACACGAGTACCGCATTCAGGGGGACAAGTAAGTGGCTATTCGCATCGTCGAGGCGCCGGACAGCGGCGACGTTCATTACGGGGCCAGCGGCGGGGGCCAGACGCTCCGGTACACCGCGCACACCACCGCCGGGGAGAACAAGGCGGACATCTTCCTGTACGCCCTGGCCGGAACGGTCCCGTTCCTCAACGGGTTCATCAGGAACGATTTGAAGGTGGACTCCAAGGACGGAGCACCCAACGTGTTCACCGTGACGGTCGAGTACGGGACCACCGGTGTGGGCGGAAGCGACCAGCCCCTCGGTGGCGTCGGCAGCGACGGCAGCCCGCCCACGAACGCGACGGCACCGGCCGCACCGAACACGCCCCTGACGAGCGGGTGGAGCTTCTCCATCCAGGCCCCGACCCTGCACATCACGCAGTCCAAAGAGACCGTGGACCGGGCGAAGCGCGGCGGCGGTGTGCCCCGGAACTTCCGGGGCGCGATCGGCGTTTCAATGAACGGCCCGGACATGGAGGTCGAGGGGTGCGACGTGCCCCCGCCGGCGTCGTTCACCTTCAAGCGGACCGTGCCCCGGGCGAACGTCACGCAAGAGTACCTCGACACGCTCAGCCAGATCGCGGGCAAACCCAACGACGCGGACTTCTACTTCTGGAAGGCCGGCGAGGTCCTGCTCCAGAGTGCCGACGGCACGTACACCCAGGGCGAGGGCTGGAGCATTACGTTCCAGTTCGGCATCGAGAAGAACAACGACAACGTCATCATCTGTGGCCCCAGCGCCCCTGGCGCGGCGGACGGGCTCCCGGCCATTCCGGGACCCGGCGTGCTCACGAAGCGCGGCTGGGACTACATGTGGGTCCTGTACGGCAAAACGGACGTGAGCGGGCAGATGGTGAAGCAGCCCGAGGCCGTGTACATCGAGCGCGTGTTCGACTACGCGGACTACAGCCGGCTCGAGATCGGGTGAGCGCGCCCCCTCCGGGGCGCGCACCGCATGTGGTACCGTCGCGACGTTCAACCGAGGTGATTCCGTGGCCATCCGCGTTGTCGAATCTCCGGACTCCGGGGACCTGCACTACGGCGCCCAGGGCGGGGGCCAGGTGCTCAAGTACACCGTCGTCACCACCGCGGGCGAGACCAAGGCCGCGGTGTTCCTGGCCGCGCTCGCGGGCACGCTCCCGTACCTCAACGGGTTCGTTCGCAACGACCTCAAAATCGAGTCGAAGAACGGGGCCGCGAACGTGTACGCGGTGGAGGTCAACTACGGCACCACGGGCGTGGGTGGCGGGGATCAGCCCCTCGGCGGCGTCGGCAACGACGGCGGCCCGCCCATGACGCCGAGCGGCCCGGGGAGCCCGACAACCCCGCTCACGAGCGGGTGGACGTTCCGCATCCAGGCGCCCACCCTGCACCTCACGACGTCGCTCGGGACGGTGGACAAGGCGAAGCGCGGGGGCGGCGCGGCCCCGGACTTCAAGCGCCGCATCGGGGTCGACCGGGACGGCAAGACGCAAGGGTGCGACGTGCCCCCGGCCGCGGCGTTCACGTTCAGCCGCACGATCGCCCGGGCCACGGTGACCCAGGGGTACTTGAACACCCTGAGCGCGATCGCGGGCAAGCCCAACAACGCCCCGTTCTATGGGTGGGAGGAAGGGGAGGTGCTGCTCA
The Gemmata palustris DNA segment above includes these coding regions:
- a CDS encoding HK97 family phage prohead protease; translation: MNDWLVLPHGWSAAPLGAAPVARAPLIAGRLPIGDLSRLPGSNLDGQPGYRTVYLPGAFDDTVAQALRGEGPGIKLRVNHDPARDLASTADGTLQLWLSEDGLTWQARVHSPIPVAWCSMTAGPTEFRHQTLSTGETVKVVTRALLTEISLVERPAFHAPAWVVPEEPFR